CTTAAGTTCAGCCAAAGCCATATTGGATTCAGATAACATAATAGAATTTTTTAATCCAGTAAAATATATAATTAAAGATGATAGTAATGAGAATAAATATGAAATAAAATCAGAGAATGCCTACTATAATCTTGAAACAGAATCAGTAACTTTTAAAGCAAAGGATAAAAGAGTTCGCTCAACAATCTATTTTTAAATATTATTTTTTGAAAAAATATTATTAATTTTCTTTGACCAGTTATTTATCCATTTTTCATCAGACCTAGTAAAACATTTTGGGCTCCAACCTCCTATCAAGATAAAAGCCTTAGTATTTATCGGGACAACTAAAATAGATGGAATATCGGGACAGAAATTATAAAATTCATCTCTTCCAGGATAGAATTTAGTATTTGCTAATGATATTAATTTCATATCTTTTATTGATCTTAGACATGTTACTCCGGGTTTAAACTCATTACTTGAAATAATTCCTCTTCTCAATATATTTACTCCATCGTTATGAATTAATATTGCTGCTGCGGCAGTAGAAGTTAATATCGCTTCAGATCCCCATGCAAGTTCATCAATAACTTCAGCCGGGATGTTTTTGTCGTAGAAAAACTTATTTTCTCCTTTAAGATCTGATTTCTCACCAGCTAAAGGTTCAAATTGTTTAAATAAGAAACCTATCAAGATAATAATCAATGAAGCTATTGCAGCTAGTACTTGTGCTCTTTCAAGCTCAGGTGTAACTGTTTCTATTGAAAAGAAATTTGCTATTTGAAAAATAAAAAGTATTATCCCGATTAATATTAAAGACTTACCGTTGAATACCATATATAAGATATGTGAATTCTATTTAATTTATGCAATTATTATATTGTTTAGTAAGTTTTAAAATACTCAAAAATATAGTTTTTAATATATAATTAATCAAAACTCTTAAAATGAAACTAAACATAAATAAATATCTACTTTCTTCTATCATTACTGGTTTAATATTTATCCTTAATCCTCTAACAGCATTTGCAGATAGTATTAGCAATATAAATAGACTATTTGTTGTCACTGAACAAAAGAATATCATCAACTACGAAAAAAGTCAGCCTTCATCTATTGATAACCCAGTAGTTGATCCAAATTTTAACGTCATGAGATCAAATGATACTGCAAGTTCAACAGCTACTTATATAGTTATTGGTCTATTAATTGCTGCTACGATTATTCCTTTAGCAACTTGGTGGTACTTCTCTAAATAAAAGAGAATTAATGAATGCCAAGGATTCAACTCTTAGCGATAATTTATCTAATATCATCTTTATTACAGGAGGAACAAAGAGTGGAAAGAGTGAATTTGCAGAATATTTAGCAAAGGAAGTCAAGAAATTATCATATGTTGCCTTATCAGAAAACAATCTCAATGATAAAGAATGGCAAGAAAAAATTAATTCACATCGAAAAAGAAGGCCAAAAGATTGGCAATTAATTGAGACAACAGATCTATTAAATACATTAATCAAAGAAGATGGTCCATTATTAATAGACTCTATTGGTGGATTTATTATGGAAAGTATTGAATGTGAACATAATGAATGGTTAACCAAAATGCAATCACTAATAATTTTGTTAAAGAAAAGAAAAAGCATAACGTTTATTGTTGGAGAGCAAGTAGGTTGGAGTCTGGTCTCAGAATATAAAATTGGTAATACTTATATTGAAAGAATCGGCGAGCTGCAAAAGAGAATAACTAAAATATCAAAAGATAATTGGCTTGCAATAAACGGCAGAGCAATCAAAATAGATGACATAAGTTTAGAAATACCTACTTAAAATTGGAAGTCACGCTCTTTGAACCCAGAATCCCACAAAATACAGGTAATATTGCCCGATCATGTGCTGCTTTTAACATTCCATTAAATCTTATAGAGCCCTTAGGTTTTAAACTAGAAGATAAATATTTAAAAAGAGCAGGATTAGACTACTGGCCTCTAGTTACTGTTAATAAGTACGGAAATTTTGATAAGTATTTAGATTCAAAATCAACAAAAAGAATAATTTCTTTTAGTAAAAAAAATGGGATTTATTTGAAGGATTTTAAATTTGAGGAAGATGATATTTTGCTATTTGGAAGAGAAGATTCAGGCTTGCCAGATTATGTTATTAATAAAAGCGACTTTTTAATATCAATATTTATGCCAAATTTACAAACTGGAAAAAATGATCAGAAAGGTGTTAGGAGTTTAAATCTGTCTGTTGCATGCGGGATTGCTATATATGAGGCTCATAAACAAATAAATTCTCAAAATGGTAATTAAGTACAAACAATGTTTTACAATATTTTCATGTCTCGGTAGCTCAGCTGGTTAGAGCGGCGGATTCATAGCCCGCAGGTCGCGTGTTCAAGTCACGCTCGAGACATTACCATATACTTTGAGATGAAGGTGCCTAAGCGTAATTTATAAAATACTCTATAAAGCAAAACAATTATTATGTTCAGTTCACCTAGTACAGTCTTAGAACCAAAGAAAGCAAAAGCAGATTATCCAGAAGCAAGGTTAATAGTTCTTGATGATAGTTTTAACACTTTTCAACATGTCGTTAATTGTCTTCTGAAGATAATCCCAGGTATGAATGAAAAAAAAGCATGGGATCTAACCATAAAAGTTGACAAGTTAGGTTCTGCGGAAGTATGGAGAGGGAATCTTGAACAGGCAGAGCTATATCATGAGCAACTTGTGAGCAAAGGTTTAAATATGGCACCTATTGAGAAAACATAAAAATATTTTAGAGTTACAGAATATTTCTTTTAAATTTGAAAAATTTAGGGGTCAAAAGATTTACAAAAATAAGCAAAATAAAGAATTCTTCACTTTGATTAAGATAATCAGGAAACTAAAATGCAAATATTTAACTTCTTAATTATCTTTAAGGTATTTTCAAACGAGATAAATTCTTTAGTACTTTCTGACGTAACTATAAGTTTTCGCTGATTATTTGAATTAGAGCAATAGACAACAGTTGGTAAAGAAAGAACACCAAATAGTAGGATTAAAAAACATTTCATTTAGTTATTATTTCTTCTCCATACTGTCTAACTATTTTATCTAGCAAAATACTCATATCATTATTCCTAAGTTTCTCTTTATAACAGCAGATTTTCAAGAAGATCACATATTTGATCCTGTATTTCTTAATTTAATTCAGATACTGGCATTAAAGAAGATGCTTTTAAACTTACAATTTAAGATCGAAAGGAAATATAAATCTAAATATTTAATTGGCTTAATATTATTTTCTTGCTATTTTTTTAAAGCGGACTAAAGTCTATTTCTCCACGAGGATTTAGTCCGTTTAATTTTAAAGATTCATTCAATAGTGGGATCGCATTTTTTAGCAATTGTTTAGAAATATTTTCAAAATACTTTACTTAATTCCCACATAAAAAAAGCTAATGCATAAGAGAATTAAAAGTGTGACACTTAATTTCCTAAAATATCCTTATTTTGCTTCATGATTTTTTTAAAGTACTTAAACTCTATATATTCATGCATCAATTTAATATCATAGGAAAATAATTCTTTATTTACTGTATAAGAATCACTATTACTTGGTGATTTATTATTTTCATAAAAATGTTTTTGTTCAAAGGAATCATTAAAGAAATCCAATTTATAACTTGTTTTAGAAGAACTTGACTCGCTTAATACTCCTCTAGACCTTAATGCTTCTTCAACCAATAATCCAGTAACTTTTGACTGACTAAATTCATTAGCGCTACATAATTTATCAATAATACTGTGAACTTCTTCACTCGGCAAAAACCCAATTCTTTTTCTCTGAGAGGGCATAATAAATAAATTTTAAGTGTCACACTTGCACATTATAAGTGTTGCACTATATTTGATTTAAGTCAACTAATTTAAGTTATGCATATTTTGATATTGCCTGCAGGATTTATTCTCTGGTATTTAGCTTATGAAGCCAAGCCAATAATTAATGATGAAGTAACACTTCGTTGGGAAGAGAACAACATAAATAAAAGAAACAAACTTTTAGATATAATTAATAACAGCTTTTAAAACTAACCTTCAACAAATTTTGACCATTCCTTGTGCTTATTATCTAGATCAGAGATCAACTGTTTTTGATAAGTATATTTGAGCTGATTTTCGTTAAGAGATTTTTTTGTAATAATCATCTCTTTGGAGAAAAAATTAGGATTGTTAGAACTATCAATATTCTTTTTGATATCCATCTAAAAAAATTATTAATCTATTATTCTTATATGATTTAACAACCTTTAGTCTTAATTTTTTCATATTTTTTTTATATTTCCTTAATACTTCTTTTAGCCAGTTTGTAAAAATTATTTATTTAATAATTAAAACAGGCTATATTAAAGAAAATATAAACTTAACTATGAATCTTAAGGAGAGAGGCATAACTGTTGGAGATTTACTAATCATATTAATAATAATTCTGACTACTACAATATTAATTAAAACATTTAACAAGGATAAGAAAACAACACTTAATCAAAGTAATCAAGAAAGAATATCTTATATCGAAACTTTGTCATCAAAAATTTATTAAAGCAACTTGCCTTTAAAATAATGTCTAATTTTTTATACGTAGTTATTATTTAGAACAATTAATTAATTTATTTAACTATTACTTAACGTCTTTTTTTAATTTCAAATAACGACATTTATACAAAAAGTTACTTAAAGAAATGTATTGGAACTTTCCCACATTAAATTATCTTTTAAATCATTTATGTCATTTGATAAAGAAACTAAATTGACCATCTGGAGAATTTGACTTTTATTTAGCCTTTCTATCGCTATAAGTTTATTAAGCATTTCTAAAACATATTTATCATTAATATTCATTATTAGTATTGCAAAAAATATTATGTTTTATTTCTCTTATTCTATCTTAGAAATTAAAAACCCTAAAAATTTTTTATATATTTAATACTGAATATTAAAATCAATCAAATTCAAAATCTTAAGTAATTAGTAAAAATCAGTAACTCACTTTCTTATAAATTCGTTTATCTTAAAAGAAAAAATCAAATGAAAAAAGATTCTAGTAAAGAATACCTTAATAAAGAGGAGGTAAATGAGATGATTGAATCAGCAATTAGGAGACACAATAGAAGATCTACAATAATTTCAAGTATACTTGGCTGGATCTTAATAGGGGGCTATTCATTTGGCCTTTTTCAAGCTGTACAAAACGTCTAAACAAAGATCACCCTAAAAACAGAGTAACTGAGATGATAGATTAATATTTAATTTAGGATTTACTATTATGAGGGAGTATATTGAAGAAAATTTAACTGTTATTAGACAACATTTAAAAAAAAGAAAAAAGCTTATCTCAAAGTTGAATAAAAAATCAATAATGGAAGAATTCAAAGAGTGGAGTAAGGATCCTATTCCAAAAACAGAATCAATATGGACTTTACCTGATTTGACAAGAAATGAAAGATTAAAAAATTTTTGTCGCTCGATTAATAAAGAAATAAGATAATTTATCAACTATTTAGTTGAATATTATTTATTTTTAAGTAAAAATAGCCAGCAAAACCAACTATATTTAACAATGCAACAAAAATCCAAGCTCCAATTGGCTGCTCAGAATCGAACTTTTTTATTTTAATTTTATTCTTTAGCCTTTCAATGTAATTAGCCATATTAAAAATAATTGAAAAAAAAGAATAATACCTATTATAAAGATTTGAATTTAAAGGAATCTTAAATAAAAAAAAATTTCCTTTAATTTGAATTTTTATTTTCAAGCCTATTAATAGGATATTTAATTAATTCCTTTTTGAGATTTTTTAAAAGTTTATTATGATTGAATATTGTAAACTTCCTAGTGAAGGAATAATGCCATTTCATTGAATTTTAAAAAACTTGCTAATTTATTGTTATTAAAATTATAATAGGAATTACGGTCAATTAGACCATACATAATTCAAATAAGGACAAATTTTTTCATGAGCTTACGAGTTGGACAAGAAGCACCAAATTTCAGTGCTACAGCAGTATATGATCAAGAGTTTAAGGAGATTACACTTTCAGATCTAAGAGGTAAGTGGGTTGTTTTATTCTTTTACCCATTAGACTTTACATTTGTATGTCCAACCGAGATAACTGCATTTAGTGATAGATATAATGATTTCTCATCACTTAATACAGAAATACTTGGAGTATCAGTTGATAGCAAACACTGCCATTTGGCTTGGATACAAACTCCGCGAAATGAGGGTGGAATAGGTGATATTAACTATCCATTAGTTTCTGATTTAAAAAGAGAAATTTGCCAGGCATACAATGTATTAAATGATGATGGAGAGGCAGATAGAGGTTTATTTCTCATCAACCCAGAAGGAGTAATTATGCATACAACTGTAAATAAAGCACCTGTAGGCAGAAATGTGGATGAAACACTTAGAATCCTACAAGGATATCAATACGTGGCAGCAAACCCAGATGAAGTTTGTCCGGCGAACTGGACACCTGGTGAAAAAACAATGCTAGAAGACCCAAAAGGTAGTAAAGAATATTTTTCAGCGCTATAAAAAGATTTATAATTTTTAAGCGAGTGCGGAGTAGTAAACAATTATAAAAAAATAAAAAAATAAAATTTTCAAAATTGGACTAAAGTTTCCCACTTGGGGTATGTGAATTAACCAATCGCTCAGATTGCTTTTATAGGATAGAAAAGACCAAATAAAATAAGATATTTCTATTGTGATTAGGATAAAAACATTAATTAAATTAATATTATCTAATGCATAATATTTATAGATATAAAACTGATCATCTAATTTAATATTATTAATTTGTAGATACCAAATAAAGAAAGAAATTAAAATAAAATTTACTAATATCAATTTCTTAAATAAAAGCCTAGATTTCTTGAATATTAATAATAGAGATATAAAAAACATGAAAATGCTCAACTGAATAACATCAGGTTGTTTTAATTTAATATCTTTGATAAATAAATTAGTTAGAAGATCAAAATTTATATAAAAATAATCAGCTATTAAGTACGAGAGAAATATCAAAATTACCGCTACTAAAAATAATAAAGCTTTCCCTTTTATTATTTTTTTTGTATTAATTTCATTCTTATTAAACTTATAGTACGTAAAGTTATTTAATGAGTTTAAACATATCAGCGATGGGCAGATAGTCCCGCTCAGATAATAAAGAATTGAATAAAAAGAAATATTATTAATATTAAATAAATACAAATTAAACCACTGCTTTTGAACAAATGGGAGAATAAGCAAAAAAGTAAGAGTAATTATTAACGTTGTGGAGTTGTTTTTAATTATCAAGAATAATATTTTATTTTTATTTAATTTAAAACAATTAAATCAAACTTTCAACAAATCAGAAGTTATCAATTTAAATAATTGTTTATCTATAGTTTCTTCGTTTAAAAGTGTATCAACTAATTTATCAAGTAAAATTCTATTTTTTTTCAATATTTCTATTGAATTATTTAACGAAATCTTAGAAATATTCATGATTTCTCTATCAATCCTAGAACTAGTATTCTCAGCTATTAAAGACTTTCTTCTAAATAATCCTTCTCCCATAAAAATATCACTATTTTCAGGGTTCATTGAAATTGGACCAATAATTGAAAATCCATATTTTGTAACCATTTCTCTTATGATATTTGTCGCATAAGAAATGTCGTTTATAGAGCATTGTGTAATTTCACTTTTACCAAAAACTATTATTTCCGCAGCACGTCCTGCAAGAGAAATTTCAATTTTTGAAAATAAGAATTTTTTTGAAATCAAGCCACTTGAAATTGCATCTTCATCTGGACAAATTTTTGTATAGCCTCCTAGAGAACCAGATCTAGGTAAAATAGTAATTTTATCTACTGATTCAATTCCATTTCTCACAGCTGAGACAATAGCTCTCCCTATTTCATTATAAGCAATAATTTTTTTCATATTAGGAGAAGTTATTAATGATGTTCTAAGTCCAATAGTAATTTTATCTAGAGCGTTTTCTATATGAAAATCACTTATAAATTTGGATTCATTTCTTGCACAATGAATAGCACTCTCATTCATCAAGTTTGCAAGATCTGCTCCAGAAAAACCAACCGTTCTAGTAGCCCAATATCCTAAGTCAACCTCGCTTGAAAGCGGTTTTGAAAGAGAATGAACTGAAAGAATTTTTTTTCTACCATTTAAATCTGGAAGCATTACTTCTATTTTTCTATCAAATCTTCCTGGTCTTAATAACGCTGCATCTAATATATCTGGTCTATTTGTGGCTGCTAAAACAATAATCCCTGAATTATCAGCAAAACCATCTAATTCAGTTAAAAGCTGATTAAGAGTTTGCTCTCTTTCATCATTTCCACCTCCTATCCCAGAGCCTCTTTGTC
This window of the Prochlorococcus sp. MIT 1314 genome carries:
- a CDS encoding cofactor assembly of complex C subunit B; amino-acid sequence: MVFNGKSLILIGIILFIFQIANFFSIETVTPELERAQVLAAIASLIIILIGFLFKQFEPLAGEKSDLKGENKFFYDKNIPAEVIDELAWGSEAILTSTAAAAILIHNDGVNILRRGIISSNEFKPGVTCLRSIKDMKLISLANTKFYPGRDEFYNFCPDIPSILVVPINTKAFILIGGWSPKCFTRSDEKWINNWSKKINNIFSKNNI
- a CDS encoding fusion glycoprotein F0, with product MKLNINKYLLSSIITGLIFILNPLTAFADSISNINRLFVVTEQKNIINYEKSQPSSIDNPVVDPNFNVMRSNDTASSTATYIVIGLLIAATIIPLATWWYFSK
- a CDS encoding bifunctional adenosylcobinamide kinase/adenosylcobinamide-phosphate guanylyltransferase, with the protein product MNAKDSTLSDNLSNIIFITGGTKSGKSEFAEYLAKEVKKLSYVALSENNLNDKEWQEKINSHRKRRPKDWQLIETTDLLNTLIKEDGPLLIDSIGGFIMESIECEHNEWLTKMQSLIILLKKRKSITFIVGEQVGWSLVSEYKIGNTYIERIGELQKRITKISKDNWLAINGRAIKIDDISLEIPT
- a CDS encoding tRNA (cytidine(34)-2'-O)-methyltransferase, translated to MEVTLFEPRIPQNTGNIARSCAAFNIPLNLIEPLGFKLEDKYLKRAGLDYWPLVTVNKYGNFDKYLDSKSTKRIISFSKKNGIYLKDFKFEEDDILLFGREDSGLPDYVINKSDFLISIFMPNLQTGKNDQKGVRSLNLSVACGIAIYEAHKQINSQNGN
- the clpS gene encoding ATP-dependent Clp protease adapter ClpS; the protein is MFSSPSTVLEPKKAKADYPEARLIVLDDSFNTFQHVVNCLLKIIPGMNEKKAWDLTIKVDKLGSAEVWRGNLEQAELYHEQLVSKGLNMAPIEKT
- a CDS encoding peroxiredoxin, with amino-acid sequence MSLRVGQEAPNFSATAVYDQEFKEITLSDLRGKWVVLFFYPLDFTFVCPTEITAFSDRYNDFSSLNTEILGVSVDSKHCHLAWIQTPRNEGGIGDINYPLVSDLKREICQAYNVLNDDGEADRGLFLINPEGVIMHTTVNKAPVGRNVDETLRILQGYQYVAANPDEVCPANWTPGEKTMLEDPKGSKEYFSAL
- the ftsH gene encoding ATP-dependent zinc metalloprotease FtsH; protein product: MFRPKFSYSKSKSSYSDLLEDIETGNIESIFFYPRQREIDVLYKNGDKFKIPILYNDQLILEKATENKVELTINNSKKESVAANSFASISLFLIFILSIVLIFRSTSKLASRAFGFSKNQAKFITIDDVDTRFDDVAGVPEAAEELKEVITFLKEPKRFENLGAKVPKGVLLIGPPGTGKTLLAKAIAGESGVPFLSIAASEFVELFVGVGASRVRDLFAKAKEKSPCIIFIDEIDSIGRQRGSGIGGGNDEREQTLNQLLTELDGFADNSGIIVLAATNRPDILDAALLRPGRFDRKIEVMLPDLNGRKKILSVHSLSKPLSSEVDLGYWATRTVGFSGADLANLMNESAIHCARNESKFISDFHIENALDKITIGLRTSLITSPNMKKIIAYNEIGRAIVSAVRNGIESVDKITILPRSGSLGGYTKICPDEDAISSGLISKKFLFSKIEISLAGRAAEIIVFGKSEITQCSINDISYATNIIREMVTKYGFSIIGPISMNPENSDIFMGEGLFRRKSLIAENTSSRIDREIMNISKISLNNSIEILKKNRILLDKLVDTLLNEETIDKQLFKLITSDLLKV